The Apus apus isolate bApuApu2 chromosome 8, bApuApu2.pri.cur, whole genome shotgun sequence genome has a window encoding:
- the TMEM207 gene encoding transmembrane protein 207, with translation MFLLLVMQRPGALRFTSWMTRTGVLCLTFFQLADSESDCEFGERCTGKSNENFSSWYVWFLMLFFLALFLSCGICCFLQCWLRWRSCLPPQRTVAVFALSSSDAFCASEAPQCPFSESLSPCMTAEMSSSPVPWFSPGVSELPPSYEDIMKENKL, from the exons ATGTTTCTCCTACTAGTGATGCAGAGACCTGGAGCTTTACGTTTCACCTCATGGATGACAAGAACTGGAGTTCTGTGTTTAACCTTCTTCCAG TTAGCAGACTCTGAGTCGGACTGTGAGTTTGGGGAGAG ATGCACTGGGAAAAGCAATGAGAACTTTAGCAGCTGGTATGTGTG GTTCCTGATGTTGTTTTTCCTGGCCTTGTTCCTgtcctgtgggatctgctgcttcctgcagtgctggctgagATGGCGGAGCTGCCTCCCCCCCCAGCGCACCGTGGCAGTCTTTGCACTCAGCAGCTCAGATGCCTTCTGTG caAGTGAAGCACCTCAGTGTCCATTCTCCGAATCTCTGAGCCCCTGCATGACTGCAGAGATGTCCTCTTCTCCTGTCCCATGGTTCAGCCCTGGGGTTTCTGAGTTGCCTCCATCCTATGAGGATATtatgaaggaaaacaagctCTAG